The DNA segment CTGcgcaaacttcttcttcgccttaTCAAAGAACCCCGCCGAGATATCCGTAAACGTAAAACTCTGGTACGCATTCTTCCCTCCTGCTTTGGCAAAACCACGCAGCAACTCTGTAGTTGCACCACCAGTTCCAGCAccaatctccaagatcttcatgtTGGGATTCTTGTGGGCCAAAAGTTCAGCGATGGAGAGGAGTTTTTGGTTCatgctggtggtgaagatACTCTCTTCGTAGAAACGGTAGAGTAAATCGTTCTCGAGCCATACTGCTAGGGCTTCGACGTCGCCACGGAAGATTTTGgacatgttgatggcgaGTTGGGATACTATTGATGCGTCGACGGTTTGGGAGATTCCCGAGTTGGCGACGACGTTCATTATGGCGTCTTGGACTGTTGCGAAGCCGTTTTGTTGCTTGTGGCGAGCTGCTAGGCGGTCTTTGTGGAGTTCGGCTTGGTCGAGGAACCATGAATGGTAGCTGAGTAGATGGGAGGGTAGgtccttgcccttgtcgaTGCCATTTTCAACGATGAGTGggatgagctccttgactaggttctcgaggttgatgagcttcttctctgcgGGAAGGctctggatcttgatggaGCTGAGCATGGGGTCACTGCTCGAGATGTCGCCAATGTCAGGCTTCCACGTGAGCCTCAGCCAGGGAAGAGTGGTGTTGTCATCGCTTGTCGCTCTATCCATCTGCAGACCCTCTACCACGAAGAAAGGCCTCGACAACGAGTCGTAGCACTCAACACTACCTTGGATCCTGCTAAAGCCAACAGGCGAAGTGTTGGTAGTACAAGACGCTACGTCCGTGTTCCCAGCAGGCATGCGAATGGagattctcttcatcttggatgGAAGAAGTAGTGTATCAATCTCTTGAAAGTGCCCGGAGCGATTGGCCAAAGCAGGTGTTTGGAGCGCTGCATCCATCATAGCGGGGTGCAGGAGATATCGCTGGCCGGGAACGGGAGATTGGGCAGTGGATGTcatgtcaatcttggcagAGCAAGCGGAGAGACTAGGGCGGACTCGGACttcattgagaagctggaactTGGGGCCGTAGCCGTAGCCAACTCGCTCAAGAGTCTTGTAGTAGCTCTTCAGTGGGACTTTGAGGGGCATGTGATGCCAAGAGGTTCTGCGGCGGAGGGCGACAGTATCTTTGCCCGCTGGATCACAGTTAGCTTAAAGTATCAAGTATGACCCATGGGATACTTACTTTCGAGGACCGCAGCTCTACCGTGGCAATGACGGATATCGACATCGCCTCTCAGCGACGAGATGGTAAAATCATACCACGTCTCCTCAGACTTCGCATTGTCGTTGTCTGGGATGAGtgtgaggaagagatcgatgTGCGATTCATCAGGAAGAATGATCGAGTTGGAAAACACAAAGTCTTGAAGCTCGAATGAATGGTTTGTCCAGtcaatctccttgttctcttcctGTACCTGCATCATAGCCTCGACCACCATTGCGATGCCGGTTGTGAAGGAGAATGTCACGATGCCGTTAACCTATTACAAGTTAGCACTTCCATGAACTGGGTGTAGTTTCTTCACGTACCTGatgatcaacaagccaagGTGCATCTTCAATCGACACCTTGTTCCTCCAAGTCGGAGCTGAAGGATTGACTCCTCTGCATCGCGATCCTAAAATCTCATGTCGCGGCGATTTTCTAAACCGCCATTCTTGACTATTTCGTGGCTCGGTCCAAGGTGTCGAGGAATAGTCCCATGCATAAGCTGGAAGGTTGTCTTGAATGTGATTGGGAAGACGTCCAACCTTGCCCGCGACCTTGTTGACTTGATCCAAGTCCAGCTGCTTCCCATTGAGAACCAAGTCTCCAGCTAGGCTCATAAGCTGTTGGCTCGAGTCTGCGTTTCGGAGCATTGTGGCGAAGAATGGAAGTTGGGGTGAATCAGGAAGGGACTTGACTATCTCGGATGTTGGGCGAGAAAGTAGAGAGTGAGGTCCGAGTTCAACGCAAAGATCAAACTTGCGGTCTGATGAGGTCAAAGCCAGGGTGACTGCATCGGTGTAAAGAACTGGGGAGACGAGGTTGGCTCCCCAGTAGTCGGCGTCAGCCTCAGTacccttgagctcaaggccagtCACAGATGAGTACATAGGAACTCGTCCAGCCTTGGGTTGTATGACGCCCTTGAGCTGACCAACGTACTCATCCACAACAGTCTTCATGGCGCGAGTGTGATAAGCTCGAGTAACTGCAACAGCTCTTGAGACAATGTTATGAGCACTCAGCTCAGCAGCCACGTTCTTGACTCCCTCAGCAGATCCAGCGAGGGTAAGGTTCTGAGGACCGTTGAAGCAAGCAATCTGCACATCGTTTCGCTCCAAAGCATCTTGCAGCACCTTAGCATTGGGTGCGCTCCTGGTGGCTAGCATGGCACCCGATGGAGCGTTCTGACAGGCGATACCTCGGTAGTAAGCCACTGTGATAGCTTCCTTGGCTGTGAGGGCACCACAAGCATAGGCAGCTGCTGTCTCTCCGCCTGAGTGTCCAACGACACCGTCTGGAAGGACGCCCCAACTTGAGAGAACGTCTGTCAGCGCGATCTGAACCGCCATGGAGAGGGGATGCGCGAGAGCTGGTGAGTcaatttcttcttgagaaagCTCAGCAGTGAGCTTGTCTGCGAGAGCGTTAGTAACCGTCAGGTCCAAATGGTATTGTGTATGCACATACCTATCAACGACCAAGTCGGTGTCTTGGATGAGTGAAGCTCCCGTACAACCTCCTCGAGATTGTACAAACTGTTGCGCGCCACAGGGAATGCATCAAGAAGACGCTTGCCCATCTGCGACCACATAGCTCCTTGGCCTGTAAATAGGAACAAGACTCGTGGTGATCCGCCACTTGTAGGGCCTGTTCCAACCTTGAGTGCATTGGTTTCCAGTTGTTGCATTAGACCGTCAACGGACTGAGCGACAGCAAATGACTTCCAGGGCCGGATATTGATCTGGCTTCGAGCGTTGAGCGCTTTGACGAGAGGGCTAGTCAGACTCTTGCACTCCTCATGAGACTTCAGGAACTCGAGGAGATTCTGCTCGTTGGTTTCTCGAGAGCTCTTTGAAGCGCCggaggtgaagaggaggaagtaCGGGCCGTTGGTCTTCTCCCCATCTTCGTGATGGCCGTTGACACCGTTCGTACCGTTAACGCCATTGACTCCATTTGTACCATTGGTTGTACCATTGGTCAATTGAGGAGGCTCATagaactcaacaacagcatgGGCAGTAGATCCACCTATACCGAGGGAGTTTACGCTCGCCCGGCGGATGGACTTGGAAGGCCATGGCTGCGGAGCGGTTGGAACACGGACtctccatccatcaaagtcaactAAGCAAATCACGGTTAGTCGAGCGCATCAGAAGTCAGCAATGAGGGTACATACTCTTGGGGTTGGGTGTCTTGTAATTTGTGTTGGGGGGGATCTCGCCCTTTTCTAGAGCCAAGACCactttgatgagactgcTCAAACCACTGGCAGCCTCTGAATGTCCGACATTAGGTTTCGTCTGTTCCTGTCAGTATGCTCTACTGATAATAAAAGATAGGATTGACTTACAGAACCGACCCAGAGTGCATCCTGGGTTTTGTGGCTTTCGGAAAAGACCGAACCAACGGCGCCTAGTTCTATGCAATCACCGACGGGAGTACCTGTTCCATGACACTCAAAGTATCCCGTCTCGCTAAAGTCATTGATTCCTGCTTGGGCATAGGCCTGTAAGATGGTGTCTGCCTGAGCCCGCCCCGAGGGCTCCGTGATGGCTGGAGTAGCACCAGAACTGAACGGTTAGTGTCTGGATCTTGCGTCACGAGGAAGACGTACCTGTTAGATGATGTACCCCTGATAACTGCTCGAATGCTGTCACCATCTCTGAGAGCATCGCTGAGCCTCTTGACATAGACTGCATTGGTACCCTCACCACGTCCATATCCATTTGCACTAGCATCAAACGTCTTACACTGCCCATCCGCCGCAATAGCTCCGAGACGCGTCAAAGACAATGCATAATCAGGACTCAGGAACAAATTCGATGCACCAATTACTGCGCCGTCGCACTCACCAGCCTGCAGTGCTTGGCAGGCAAGATGAAGGGCCACCAGGGCACCCGAACAGGCAGTATCAATAGTGACACTGCATGAGGCGTCAGCACTGTAATCGCTCGATCGAGGAAATGGCAACATACCTGGGTCCACCGAGGTCGAGTGCATGACTGATGCGGTTTGCAAGCATGGTTCGTGTTGTTCCAATGGCGATGAACGTTGGGAGGTATTCAGGGTCTTGCATGAGCATGTCGTGGTAGTCACTCACGAACATGGCGCAATAGCAGCCAATCTTGGACTTTGAAATGGTCTCCATAGAGATATTGGCTGACTCGAGACACTCATAGACAACCTCAAGGAGCTGTTTCTGCTGGGGATCCATAGCTGTTGCAGTGTCTTTGCTGATCCCAAAGAACTTGTGATCAAACTGCTTAATGTCCCTCTTGACGAAGTGAGCGCCCCTAAAGGCCTGCTCCCCCTTCTGATTAGGATCCATAGACAAGAAGTTCTCAGCATTGAATCGATCTTTGGGTATCGCTGTAGCAGACGACCGGCCTGCTCGGACATGGTCCCACAGATCAAGCGGCTTGTCGATTCCACCTGGGAGACGGCAAGCCATGCTCACAATGGCAATTGGCTCTCGCCATTGTGGAATTTGAGAAGGCATTGCAAAAAAAGACAAACGTCAAAACAAATTGGGGTATACTGATAAAATTCTGCCAAAGTCTGGTAACTCTGGGAGGCAAAAGGTCACACGAGAAGAGTATGGGATAGTTCATGACACCACCCGGCAGCGGCACATACATATGGGACAACGGCCATGCAACTGGCCATGATACGCTCGCTCGGTAATCACCACATGAGAAGACGGCGCGTCCAGTTTCCTGGTTCATTTGTCTCCACAGCACTTCACAAGGGTCCG comes from the Fusarium verticillioides 7600 chromosome 11, whole genome shotgun sequence genome and includes:
- a CDS encoding hypothetical protein (At least one base has a quality score < 10) → MPSQIPQWREPIAIVSMACRLPGGIDKPLDLWDHVRAGRSSATAIPKDRFNAENFLSMDPNQKGEQAFRGAHFVKRDIKQFDHKFFGISKDTATAMDPQQKQLLEVVYECLESANISMETISKSKIGCYCAMFVSDYHDMLMQDPEYLPTFIAIGTTRTMLANRISHALDLGGPSVTIDTACSGALVALHLACQALQAGECDGAVIGASNLFLSPDYALSLTRLGAIAADGQCKTFDASANGYGRGEGTNAVYVKRLSDALRDGDSIRAVIRGTSSNSSGATPAITEPSGRAQADTILQAYAQAGINDFSETGYFECHGTGTPVGDCIELGAVGSVFSESHKTQDALWVGSTKPNVGHSEAASGLSSLIKVVLALEKGEIPPNTNYKTPNPKIDFDGWRVRVPTAPQPWPSKSIRRASVNSLGIGGSTAHAVVEFYEPPQLTNGTTNGTNGVNGVNGTNGVNGHHEDGEKTNGPYFLLFTSGASKSSRETNEQNLLEFLKSHEECKSLTSPLVKALNARSQINIRPWKSFAVAQSVDGLMQQLETNALKVGTGPTSGGSPRVLFLFTGQGAMWSQMGKRLLDAFPVARNSLYNLEEVVRELHSSKTPTWSLIDKLTAELSQEEIDSPALAHPLSMAVQIALTDVLSSWGVLPDGVVGHSGGETAAAYACGALTAKEAITVAYYRGIACQNAPSGAMLATRSAPNAKVLQDALERNDVQIACFNGPQNLTLAGSAEGVKNVAAELSAHNIVSRAVAVTRAYHTRAMKTVVDEYVGQLKGVIQPKAGRVPMYSSVTGLELKGTEADADYWGANLVSPVLYTDAVTLALTSSDRKFDLCVELGPHSLLSRPTSEIVKSLPDSPQLPFFATMLRNADSSQQLMSLAGDLVLNGKQLDLDQVNKVAGKVGRLPNHIQDNLPAYAWDYSSTPWTEPRNSQEWRFRKSPRHEILGSRCRGVNPSAPTWRNKVSIEDAPWLVDHQVNGIVTFSFTTGIAMVVEAMMQVQEENKEIDWTNHSFELQDFVFSNSIILPDESHIDLFLTLIPDNDNAKSEETWYDFTISSLRGDVDIRHCHGRAAVLETGKDTVALRRRTSWHHMPLKVPLKSYYKTLERVGYGYGPKFQLLNEVRVRPSLSACSAKIDMTSTAQSPVPGQRYLLHPAMMDAALQTPALANRSGHFQEIDTLLLPSKMKRISIRMPAGNTDVASCTTNTSPVGFSRIQGSVECYDSLSRPFFVVEGLQMDRATSDDNTTLPWLRLTWKPDIGDISSSDPMLSSIKIQSLPAEKKLINLENLVKELIPLIVENGIDKGKDLPSHLLSYHSWFLDQAELHKDRLAARHKQQNGFATVQDAIMNVVANSGISQTVDASIVSQLAINMSKIFRGDVEALAVWLENDLLYRFYEESIFTTSMNQKLLSIAELLAHKNPNMKILEIGAGTGGATTELLRGFAKAGGKNAYQSFTFTDISAGFFDKAKKKFAQWDRIEFKTLDVEKDIAEQGFTEKYDLVVAANVLHATADLPFAMKNIRSLLRDDGYLLVGELSEDLTSANFLWGPLTGWWLRTRSPGRSGPGLTLDEWRNELAADFDSVYEIEAKHDKTDTDQLSSTIVMMARAKPIEYTPPKPLSEEKVHIAGVGSDLSTRDHLQKYLGTRGISSTSGVLEDLASREWSGEWLILVDETEGSFLASLQQEQLTAMKSWLTKPIKCIWVTRKVYLDPQNTTGGLVTGFARTLRGENSQCRLYTLDLSSDGDITANIIYHVLERAHYSHDDPISKLDYEIAEKDGQLWTCRLVNDTPLENAYGPARKMDASSTQLVKAPHHLVMGEVGILESLTMAQDDAYSSIPDGHVLVDVKAVGLDERDGYIAQGSLPATSFGRECSGVVTKCGANVAWLNPGDRVAVIGQGTFTTQYLAPSDCCGKIPDWLSFEDAAAIPTNFVTALYALTTPARVTTGQKILIINASSPQGIALIKTATALKLDVYAAISDATTKPILTRLGLHSAKIFVNPTNTSRSSVSRSTTFSAYKIVLNTKAGQYTDFAHLIANRGTYIEIASGESSGDEVFVPYKNIMFASVDLADAYLESKQDLGELLGQVIDMVEKREIDIDSSVSVKGLDSIQSAFAAVMEGTQSKQVVSLTNVDDQQLIKTRPKTSRFNPHKTYIITGGLGGLGRAISVWMASYGARHIILATSSVARASESGDLLQQLSSYGCNARVEVCDVGDSEAVESLIASIDTPIGGVIHSALKLSDCFFEDITLEDFDAVFGPKVNGSLNLHNSLLNQDLDFFVMLSSGCGVLGNEGQSNYAASSTFLDTFARYRQSLGLPASSIDLGFVEDVGNISERPEIQASLLSRGLRPITVRDVLRVVEGAIATGSPKDPISDSTYDGFTQSQIVLSFGMIDKATADYQSWAQDSKFGLLRSRAVDNAALDSDADSSESAVQTAVKAFRNTLGRLGDAPEGKEAALQPFVCTALVAKLAQVLSIQGGDIQRSRSAIQYGMDSLIAIEVRSWARYAFQIDLPINDLTNPYSIQDLSARVSKIIVA